The following are encoded in a window of Methylicorpusculum oleiharenae genomic DNA:
- a CDS encoding OmpA/MotB family protein, whose translation MNKDPFLKLESSKIMEDLLNDPDPSTRQNWLLSYLDVFVLIVMLIISLISVSEFKTEEEKASSPQKSKPVVPKQSEEAAKKPTQKIITGVVTKAQPSPIELEQADSEKLTNEILTAPAPANKPIVPPIETIETIETKSEVPPDIENTENQLQIKLSEKLDQLGLDQKVNLKVTEDYAQLEIQDNILFESSKAILTPGGQTLLNSLSGLLNQATGLIFIEGHTDNRPIKTKQFPTNWELGAARATNVLHYLTTQGLDAKRLRAVSYADTQPIAGNDSAEGRKKNRRVSLLLKIREKDL comes from the coding sequence ATGAATAAAGATCCCTTTCTTAAACTTGAGTCTTCCAAAATAATGGAAGATCTTTTGAATGATCCGGATCCATCCACCCGGCAAAACTGGCTGCTCAGTTATCTGGACGTTTTTGTTTTGATAGTGATGCTGATCATTTCCCTTATTTCAGTCAGTGAATTTAAAACAGAAGAAGAAAAAGCCTCTTCTCCGCAAAAATCAAAACCTGTTGTCCCCAAGCAATCCGAAGAGGCGGCTAAAAAACCGACCCAAAAAATCATCACAGGCGTCGTCACCAAAGCCCAACCCAGCCCTATTGAACTCGAACAGGCCGATTCAGAAAAACTGACGAATGAAATTTTAACCGCCCCGGCCCCGGCTAACAAACCGATCGTTCCGCCCATTGAAACCATTGAAACCATTGAAACAAAAAGCGAGGTACCGCCGGATATCGAAAACACAGAAAATCAACTGCAAATCAAATTATCCGAAAAACTGGATCAATTAGGCCTGGATCAAAAAGTCAATCTTAAAGTCACTGAAGACTACGCCCAGCTGGAAATTCAGGACAATATACTGTTTGAGTCATCGAAGGCGATACTGACACCCGGAGGACAAACTTTGCTCAATAGTCTGTCAGGACTTCTCAATCAGGCAACCGGGCTTATTTTTATTGAGGGCCACACCGATAACCGCCCCATTAAAACCAAGCAGTTTCCAACTAACTGGGAGCTGGGTGCGGCCAGAGCCACCAATGTATTACACTATCTGACCACGCAAGGACTTGACGCCAAACGTCTGCGGGCCGTGAGTTACGCCGATACACAACCGATTGCCGGCAACGATTCAGCCGAGGGGCGCAAAAAAAACCGCAGGGTCAGTTTATTACTGAAAATCCGTGAAAAAGACCTGTAG
- a CDS encoding multicopper oxidase domain-containing protein, with protein MKKTYYLLISALIPILIVIAVYLAPTQQQKSGINPPGTLIGIAGETSGAEKPCSNEHPEWREEQVIDGVKIEASKLCEPDNPYDIAASVKGINNLSMHSLMQTHMAQDALTKTDDLDGDGDPDVIHIKLEVIELNGATPEGEFLINTFDIAPGIQPGLWVYAPKSVGMGVKNFNSPVANPMLRAPSPVIRVEQGDKVMITLENTHYLPHTIHLHGVDHPWHTANGDNDGGEEHPVFPGKNHTYEIQTRHAGTMFYHCHVQTAQHFAMGLNGMIVVEENRPNNWVQTFNIGAGQVRHPSVAVKETAAQEYDLYYQSVDKRLAQIIQNANDPRLIAHRMSREYNITESFENYFMLNGRSFPYTLRESLIVAGENEKIKLRLANAQRSSVAVHFHGHKAAITAYDGVEAPAGLQITRDVFDIAPAQRIDLLLKTVNDGLNSYGPGLWMFHDHVETGTTTDGMEPGGNMSILAYEQLLDEQGMPTHHDAVFDQVFNKNYYAKKKAVWGEGDFAHFLGEAGQFAPDYLLIIVFGLTCGLVIGLAIFLVIVLKRRNTQ; from the coding sequence ATGAAGAAAACCTATTACCTGTTAATCAGTGCCCTGATCCCGATTTTGATCGTGATTGCGGTGTATTTAGCGCCAACACAACAGCAAAAATCCGGCATTAACCCACCGGGAACCCTCATCGGTATCGCAGGAGAAACCAGTGGCGCGGAAAAGCCTTGTTCCAATGAACATCCGGAATGGCGGGAAGAACAAGTCATTGACGGCGTGAAGATTGAAGCATCCAAACTCTGTGAACCGGATAATCCTTATGACATTGCAGCATCAGTAAAAGGAATCAATAACCTGTCGATGCACAGTTTGATGCAGACCCATATGGCTCAGGATGCCTTGACAAAAACCGACGATCTGGACGGCGACGGCGACCCAGATGTCATCCATATCAAACTGGAAGTGATTGAACTCAACGGCGCAACGCCTGAAGGCGAGTTTTTGATCAACACATTCGATATTGCGCCCGGCATACAACCCGGATTATGGGTTTACGCGCCCAAATCGGTAGGCATGGGTGTCAAAAACTTTAATTCGCCGGTTGCCAATCCTATGCTGAGAGCGCCTTCACCGGTCATTCGCGTCGAGCAAGGCGACAAGGTGATGATTACGCTGGAAAACACACATTACTTACCGCATACCATTCATTTGCATGGCGTCGATCATCCCTGGCATACGGCCAATGGCGACAATGACGGCGGCGAAGAGCATCCGGTGTTTCCCGGCAAAAACCATACTTATGAAATCCAGACCCGCCATGCCGGAACGATGTTCTATCACTGCCATGTCCAGACCGCTCAACACTTTGCGATGGGTTTGAACGGGATGATTGTGGTCGAGGAAAACCGGCCCAACAACTGGGTACAGACGTTTAACATCGGCGCCGGACAAGTCCGTCACCCTTCCGTCGCCGTCAAGGAAACCGCAGCGCAGGAATACGATCTGTATTATCAATCGGTGGACAAACGTCTGGCTCAGATCATTCAAAACGCCAATGATCCCAGGCTTATTGCGCACAGGATGTCCCGGGAATACAACATCACCGAATCATTTGAAAATTATTTCATGTTGAACGGACGTTCATTTCCTTACACCTTGCGTGAAAGTTTAATTGTGGCCGGTGAGAACGAAAAAATAAAATTGCGGCTAGCCAACGCTCAACGCTCTTCTGTCGCGGTCCATTTTCACGGACACAAAGCGGCGATAACGGCTTACGATGGCGTAGAGGCACCGGCGGGGTTGCAAATCACGCGGGATGTGTTTGATATAGCTCCCGCGCAACGCATTGACTTACTGCTTAAAACAGTCAATGACGGTTTAAACAGTTATGGACCCGGCCTTTGGATGTTTCATGACCACGTCGAAACCGGAACGACGACGGACGGCATGGAACCGGGCGGCAACATGTCCATATTAGCCTATGAACAGTTACTCGATGAACAAGGCATGCCAACCCATCATGACGCCGTCTTTGATCAGGTGTTCAATAAAAATTACTATGCAAAGAAAAAAGCTGTCTGGGGTGAAGGCGACTTCGCTCATTTCCTGGGTGAAGCCGGTCAATTCGCGCCTGACTATTTGCTGATCATCGTTTTCGGACTGACATGCGGCTTAGTCATAGGTCTGGCTATTTTCCTCGTGATCGTTCTGAAAAGGAGAAACACCCAATGA
- a CDS encoding response regulator has protein sequence MIKVLLVDDHEIVRSGVESLLNGTGDISVIAVAGSGEECLELLAENQLDVVLMDISMPGIGGAEASRRILLEFPAIKVIALSVYSDGHVPHQLMKMGAAGFISKSSPVEEMVIAIRKVMNGERYLCSEVARNLAFWGLDPDDNSPFSRLSQRESEVVVMILNGKSIKEMSESLTLSDKTINTYRYRLYEKLNVKNDVELTRLAIKFNFMN, from the coding sequence ATGATTAAAGTGTTACTTGTCGATGATCATGAAATTGTTCGTTCGGGTGTTGAATCTTTGCTCAACGGTACTGGGGATATTTCGGTAATTGCCGTTGCAGGTTCAGGTGAGGAATGCCTCGAACTGTTGGCCGAAAATCAGCTGGATGTAGTTCTGATGGACATCAGTATGCCGGGAATCGGCGGGGCAGAGGCCAGTCGTAGGATTTTGCTGGAGTTTCCCGCTATAAAAGTGATAGCGCTTTCTGTTTACAGTGACGGCCATGTCCCTCATCAGCTCATGAAAATGGGTGCTGCCGGATTTATTTCAAAAAGCTCGCCTGTTGAAGAAATGGTTATCGCCATCCGGAAAGTCATGAACGGGGAGCGTTATCTTTGCTCTGAAGTAGCCAGAAATCTGGCATTTTGGGGCCTGGATCCCGATGATAATTCACCTTTTAGCCGCTTATCTCAACGCGAATCAGAAGTCGTGGTGATGATCTTGAACGGCAAATCAATAAAAGAGATGTCCGAATCATTGACGCTTAGCGATAAGACCATCAATACATACCGTTACAGGCTTTACGAAAAACTGAATGTTAAAAACGATGTGGAACTCACTCGTTTAGCCATTAAGTTTAACTTTATGAATTAG
- a CDS encoding motility protein A — translation MNKFDLFNYTAYKTRSLNYSTALGLIFSLLLFLFIVFVAANDARSYLNLYGLFIVVIGTIAAVCLSYPLRDIKQGIKSVKLIFLYESLNPEKEAEEIISVSKMWFNRNFVAIENVIDTINNPYLKTGFQLVVDQTPTEDILSLLKWRIARLRAQEKADANIFHSMAGFSPAFGMLGTLVGLINMLEIIDLRDVGAMSLNMGVALITTFYGLIFANLIFTPIALKLERRTEQRIMIMSMIMEGITLIAERRSPSFVRETLRSFIVRYENELNNGSN, via the coding sequence ATGAACAAATTCGACCTATTCAATTACACTGCATATAAAACCCGTTCGCTTAATTATTCAACGGCATTAGGGTTAATATTCAGCTTGCTTTTATTTTTATTTATCGTCTTTGTTGCCGCCAACGATGCCCGGTCATACCTCAACCTTTATGGACTTTTCATCGTCGTGATCGGAACCATCGCGGCCGTCTGTTTAAGCTACCCGCTGAGAGACATTAAACAAGGCATCAAGTCAGTTAAATTGATTTTCCTTTATGAAAGCCTGAACCCCGAGAAAGAAGCTGAAGAAATAATCTCTGTTTCGAAAATGTGGTTTAACCGAAATTTTGTCGCGATAGAGAATGTCATCGACACTATCAATAACCCTTATCTTAAAACCGGATTTCAACTGGTTGTCGATCAAACACCCACCGAAGATATTTTGTCCTTATTAAAATGGCGAATCGCCAGACTCAGGGCTCAGGAAAAAGCGGACGCCAATATCTTTCATAGTATGGCCGGATTTTCTCCGGCTTTCGGGATGCTCGGTACGCTGGTTGGTCTGATTAACATGCTGGAAATAATTGATCTTAGAGACGTTGGCGCGATGAGTTTGAATATGGGCGTGGCCTTGATCACGACCTTTTACGGGTTGATTTTTGCCAATCTAATTTTCACACCTATCGCGCTCAAGCTGGAAAGACGCACCGAGCAACGCATCATGATCATGAGCATGATTATGGAAGGCATCACGCTGATCGCGGAAAGACGGAGCCCATCATTCGTTCGTGAGACCTTGCGCTCTTTTATTGTCCGCTATGAAAATGAACTCAATAACGGCTCAAACTAA
- a CDS encoding FUN14 domain-containing protein gives MKDQALSTPDSDYFSSAFMIPNVGGPFLVGLAVGYFAKKMLKMALFVGGAAIVAMFIFEYYGIASISDADLENAAKSAADAAEQSGDYLVSRLSQITSRGVSAAVGFFAGLKIG, from the coding sequence ATGAAAGATCAAGCCTTAAGCACACCCGATTCCGATTATTTTTCTTCCGCTTTTATGATCCCCAATGTGGGTGGTCCTTTTCTTGTAGGGCTTGCTGTCGGTTATTTTGCTAAAAAAATGTTGAAGATGGCTCTATTTGTCGGGGGCGCCGCTATCGTAGCCATGTTTATTTTTGAATATTACGGTATTGCTTCGATCAGTGATGCTGATCTGGAAAACGCGGCAAAGAGTGCTGCTGATGCGGCGGAGCAATCCGGTGATTATTTAGTGTCACGATTGTCGCAAATCACTTCGCGGGGTGTCAGTGCAGCCGTCGGTTTTTTTGCAGGTTTAAAAATCGGATGA
- a CDS encoding multicopper oxidase domain-containing protein, producing the protein MKINPALTFVLISLLTLGYPGLSTAMMDHGGMMMDETGMIMNANKDKVPQDCQKIAGDVDITIRAGHEHAQKFNGKMYAFDQQEWDVAPCSRINITFINDDQIRHQLMIHGLPGYLYPQGMFHLELYGKGELKASLIVPAQKKTYLVHCEIPQHMEKGMKAQLKVDGGDVDLPGIPGISEPVKADIYPVDWNNSTFAVLFFSCLVGIAAPYFLMRSLKKSNQPSE; encoded by the coding sequence ATGAAGATCAACCCAGCACTCACATTTGTTCTAATCAGCCTTCTGACATTGGGTTATCCGGGGTTATCAACGGCCATGATGGACCATGGCGGCATGATGATGGACGAAACAGGCATGATCATGAACGCCAACAAGGATAAAGTGCCTCAGGATTGCCAAAAAATTGCCGGGGATGTGGACATTACTATCCGCGCAGGCCATGAACATGCCCAGAAATTCAACGGAAAAATGTATGCTTTTGATCAGCAGGAGTGGGATGTTGCGCCGTGTTCACGCATCAATATCACCTTCATTAATGATGATCAGATTCGCCATCAATTGATGATTCACGGATTACCCGGCTACCTCTACCCGCAGGGCATGTTTCATCTGGAGTTGTATGGAAAAGGTGAACTCAAGGCATCGCTGATTGTGCCTGCCCAGAAAAAAACCTATCTGGTCCACTGCGAAATCCCACAGCACATGGAAAAAGGCATGAAAGCGCAACTCAAGGTCGATGGCGGGGACGTCGATCTGCCCGGAATTCCGGGCATAAGCGAGCCGGTTAAAGCCGATATTTATCCGGTAGACTGGAACAACTCTACCTTTGCAGTGCTGTTTTTTTCATGTTTGGTTGGTATTGCCGCGCCCTATTTTCTGATGCGCTCATTAAAAAAATCAAATCAGCCGAGTGAGTAA
- a CDS encoding DEAD/DEAH box helicase, producing the protein MLFSELGLAAELVRAVSEEGYTTPTPVQLQAIPAILEGRDVLAGAQTGTGKTAGFTLPLLHRLHTRKPLGNRRPVRALILTPTRELAAQVAESVATYGKYLSFKSTVIFGGLSINPQIAQLRRGPEIVIATPGRLLDHIAQNTVDLSHLEILVLDEADRMLDMGFIRDIRKILALLPPIGVDGRQNLLFSATFSDEIRQLANGLLHNPAQIEVARRNTTVETVSQVVHLVDRTRKHELLSHLISKQNWRQVLVFTRTKHGANKLAEQLNRDGLGSAAIHGNKSQGARTKALADFKSGAVRILVATDIAARGLDIDQLPHVVNFELPNIPEDYVHRIGRTGRAGNEGEAVSLVCIDERDFLRDIERLIKHEIPKEAIEGFAPDPTIKSEPVFKQRQQRPSRSSNGARSNSSHGKQPEQKPQAKQSHHNPRNNSGQQRVSDQSSRSNDSRTGQRTSQRRVSA; encoded by the coding sequence ATGTTATTTTCAGAACTCGGCTTAGCTGCCGAATTAGTCCGTGCTGTGTCCGAAGAAGGCTACACCACCCCAACTCCGGTTCAACTTCAGGCCATTCCTGCGATTCTTGAAGGACGCGATGTCTTGGCCGGTGCTCAAACCGGTACCGGTAAAACTGCCGGTTTTACACTACCCCTGTTACATCGCTTACACACCCGCAAGCCACTCGGCAATCGCCGCCCCGTCCGGGCGCTGATTCTCACCCCGACCCGTGAGCTTGCCGCACAAGTTGCCGAGAGTGTCGCTACCTATGGCAAATATTTATCATTCAAGTCAACGGTTATCTTCGGTGGTCTGAGTATCAATCCTCAGATTGCGCAATTGCGCCGAGGCCCAGAAATCGTTATTGCTACGCCCGGCCGTTTGCTTGATCACATCGCTCAGAATACAGTCGATTTATCGCATCTGGAAATTTTGGTTCTGGATGAAGCTGACCGTATGCTGGATATGGGCTTTATTCGCGATATCCGTAAAATTCTTGCCTTGTTGCCGCCTATTGGTGTCGACGGACGTCAGAATTTGTTGTTCTCGGCGACTTTCTCCGATGAAATACGCCAGCTTGCCAACGGATTGCTGCACAACCCTGCGCAGATCGAAGTAGCCCGACGCAACACCACTGTAGAAACAGTCAGTCAGGTCGTTCATCTTGTCGACCGTACTCGTAAACATGAGCTTTTGTCTCATTTGATCAGTAAACAAAACTGGCGTCAGGTGCTGGTTTTTACACGCACGAAACACGGAGCCAACAAGCTTGCTGAACAGCTTAACCGCGACGGATTAGGTTCGGCCGCTATTCACGGCAATAAAAGCCAGGGTGCGCGCACCAAAGCCCTTGCGGATTTTAAGAGCGGAGCGGTTCGTATTTTGGTTGCTACCGATATCGCCGCGCGCGGGCTGGACATCGATCAGTTGCCGCATGTCGTTAATTTCGAGCTGCCCAACATACCGGAAGATTATGTTCACCGGATTGGACGCACCGGGCGCGCCGGAAATGAAGGGGAAGCGGTTTCTCTGGTTTGTATCGATGAGCGTGATTTTCTTCGGGACATTGAGCGGCTGATTAAACACGAAATTCCCAAGGAGGCGATTGAGGGTTTTGCGCCAGATCCTACTATCAAATCCGAACCGGTTTTTAAACAGCGTCAACAGCGGCCTTCCCGTTCTTCTAATGGTGCCAGGTCCAATAGCAGCCATGGCAAACAGCCCGAGCAGAAACCGCAGGCGAAGCAAAGTCATCACAATCCTCGCAACAATAGCGGTCAGCAGCGGGTTTCCGATCAGAGCAGTCGTTCTAACGACAGCCGGACCGGGCAACGCACTTCTCAGCGCCGTGTAAGCGCTTGA